One window of the Alphaproteobacteria bacterium genome contains the following:
- the msrA gene encoding peptide-methionine (S)-S-oxide reductase MsrA codes for MKKLLLIFSLLLAVPAHAETLVVAGGCFWGVEAVFEHVKGVSKAVSGYAGGSAETANYEQVSDGNTGHAESVEITYDPKVVSLNQLLDVYFNVAHDPTQLNFQGPDRGTQYRSQVFTSNPEQEKAVKDKIAELTKAKRYSDKIVTKVESLKAFYPAEDYHQNYLPRNMTSPYIIMHDLPKLAKLRLTYPDLYKP; via the coding sequence ATGAAAAAACTTTTATTGATTTTTTCGCTGTTACTCGCTGTGCCAGCGCATGCCGAAACACTTGTCGTGGCGGGTGGCTGTTTCTGGGGTGTGGAAGCTGTATTTGAACATGTGAAGGGCGTTTCCAAAGCAGTATCTGGTTATGCGGGCGGTAGCGCGGAGACAGCGAATTATGAACAGGTCAGTGATGGGAATACAGGGCACGCCGAAAGCGTTGAAATTACCTATGACCCCAAGGTGGTATCGTTAAACCAATTGCTGGATGTGTATTTCAATGTGGCGCATGACCCGACGCAATTGAATTTCCAAGGGCCAGATCGTGGCACGCAATATCGGTCACAGGTATTTACCAGCAATCCCGAACAGGAAAAGGCCGTGAAGGATAAAATTGCCGAGCTGACAAAAGCAAAGCGATATTCGGATAAGATTGTGACGAAGGTTGAATCGTTAAAGGCGTTTTATCCGGCAGAAGACTATCATCAGAATTATCTGCCGCGGAACATGACGAGCCCTTACATCATCATGCATGATCTGCCAAAGCTGGCAAAACTGCGTTTGACCTATCCCGATTTATATAAACCGTGA
- the msrB gene encoding peptide-methionine (R)-S-oxide reductase MsrB → MKRREFLVGSVIAIGLLGSGKLLAGDAFEVTKTKDEWKKILTPEQFHILREEGTEAPFTSKLVDEHREGTFHCVGCDYPLFESNTKFDSGTGWPSFYFAIERHIATKQDNSMFMKRTEYHCARCGGHHGHVFDDGPKPTGLRYCSNGAVLTFKPSSKQA, encoded by the coding sequence ATGAAACGACGGGAATTTTTGGTGGGCAGCGTGATTGCAATCGGGCTTTTAGGTTCAGGTAAACTGCTGGCGGGGGATGCGTTTGAGGTGACCAAGACAAAGGATGAATGGAAAAAAATTCTGACGCCCGAGCAATTCCACATTTTGCGCGAAGAAGGCACGGAAGCGCCCTTTACCAGCAAGTTGGTGGATGAACACCGCGAAGGAACATTTCACTGCGTTGGTTGTGATTACCCGCTGTTTGAATCGAATACCAAGTTCGATAGCGGCACGGGCTGGCCCAGTTTTTATTTTGCCATAGAACGTCATATTGCAACAAAGCAAGACAACTCCATGTTCATGAAACGCACCGAATATCATTGTGCGCGCTGCGGCGGACACCATGGCCATGTGTTTGATGACGGGCCAAAGCCGACGGGATTACGCTATTGCAGCAATGGCGCGGTGCTGACCTTCAAACCCAGCAGCAAACAGGCATAA
- the msrA gene encoding peptide-methionine (S)-S-oxide reductase MsrA translates to MAVERAILAGGCFWGMEDLIRKLPGVTNTDVGYTGGTFENPTYKDVTSKNTGHAEAIEITFDSDVISYRKILEFFFQIHDPTTKNRQGNDVGPSYRSAIFYVSEEQRKTASQLINELNASQKFPGLIVTEVTAATKFYVAEDYHQDYLMQHPNGYTCHYIRPNWKVS, encoded by the coding sequence ATGGCGGTTGAACGTGCAATTTTGGCAGGCGGTTGTTTCTGGGGCATGGAAGATTTAATCCGCAAGCTTCCGGGCGTGACCAATACCGATGTCGGATATACCGGCGGCACATTTGAAAACCCGACATATAAGGATGTGACATCGAAAAACACCGGCCATGCGGAAGCCATTGAAATTACCTTTGACAGCGATGTGATTTCATACCGCAAAATTCTGGAATTCTTTTTTCAAATTCATGACCCCACCACCAAAAACCGTCAGGGTAATGATGTGGGCCCGTCCTATCGTTCTGCGATTTTTTATGTGAGCGAGGAACAACGCAAAACCGCGAGCCAGTTGATCAACGAACTTAACGCATCGCAGAAATTTCCGGGGCTGATTGTAACCGAAGTTACCGCCGCAACGAAGTTTTATGTAGCTGAGGATTACCATCAGGATTATCTGATGCAGCACCCCAATGGTTATACGTGCCATTATATCAGGCCAAACTGGAAGGTAAGCTAA
- the msrB gene encoding peptide-methionine (R)-S-oxide reductase MsrB, which yields MSPKSYTKNPANLAKLDELQRYVTQACGTEPPFRNAFWNEKRAGIYVDVVSGEPLFSSTDKFDSGTGWPSFTRPLNEQHIVEKRDASHGMVRVEVRSRHGDSHLGHVFDDGPIGAIRSAPDGATARAESVGTGLRYCINSASLRFIPKEDLEKEGYGEYAQLF from the coding sequence ATGAGCCCAAAATCCTACACCAAGAACCCTGCCAATCTGGCCAAGTTGGATGAACTCCAGCGCTATGTCACGCAGGCCTGCGGAACCGAACCCCCCTTTCGCAATGCGTTCTGGAATGAAAAGCGCGCCGGGATTTATGTGGATGTGGTTTCGGGTGAACCGTTATTTTCTTCAACCGATAAATTTGATAGCGGCACGGGCTGGCCCAGTTTTACACGGCCATTGAACGAACAGCACATTGTTGAAAAACGCGATGCCAGCCATGGCATGGTGCGCGTTGAAGTGCGTTCGCGTCACGGCGACAGCCATTTAGGCCATGTCTTTGATGACGGGCCCATAGGCGCCATTCGCTCTGCGCCAGATGGCGCAACCGCTCGGGCGGAAAGTGTGGGGACCGGTCTTCGGTATTGCATCAATTCAGCTTCGCTGCGGTTCATTCCAAAGGAAGATTTGGAAAAAGAAGGATACGGCGAATATGCACAATTGTTTTAG
- a CDS encoding sigma-70 family RNA polymerase sigma factor, whose protein sequence is MVTELNKYGEFAELLRRANDGDKACYQRFLEGIAPLLRRQIAARIPVADVEDVLQEVLISVHKARHTYDGERPIMPWLASITQFRMIDYLRKHYIAMRHQTTDITEVEDILADVTQTPASSESIDELLIDVPEKQKRILTLMHVEGFTAKQVGQKLNMSETAVKVAAHRAMKKIRIQKMRTEQRKVQSQ, encoded by the coding sequence ATGGTTACCGAACTAAATAAATATGGCGAATTTGCCGAGTTGCTACGCCGTGCGAATGACGGTGACAAGGCCTGCTACCAACGCTTTCTTGAAGGGATTGCGCCATTATTGCGCCGCCAGATTGCCGCGCGCATTCCCGTTGCAGATGTGGAAGATGTATTGCAAGAGGTACTGATTTCAGTGCACAAAGCCCGCCATACCTATGACGGGGAACGCCCGATTATGCCTTGGCTGGCTTCCATCACCCAGTTCCGGATGATTGATTATTTACGCAAACACTATATCGCCATGCGCCACCAAACCACCGATATAACGGAGGTAGAGGATATTCTGGCAGATGTAACCCAGACCCCCGCTTCGTCCGAATCCATAGATGAGCTATTGATTGACGTGCCCGAAAAGCAGAAACGAATTTTAACCCTGATGCATGTGGAAGGGTTTACGGCAAAGCAAGTTGGGCAAAAACTTAACATGTCTGAAACGGCTGTAAAAGTTGCCGCCCATCGCGCCATGAAGAAAATACGCATCCAAAAGATGCGCACTGAACAACGAAAAGTACAATCGCAATGA
- a CDS encoding DUF1109 domain-containing protein, producing the protein MTGKTDTTLNLIAQLSAAAPAHKRAVKPRRLALYLLAVFTVYALGAQAITGLRPDVTAKLTDIWFLAEITSLLCLALASAAAGIMLMAPDAFQKPTLLKLPYIVFAVIMGLIISQYTMAIDITHPVVGIETQGLECALCLAGLSAIPSALMFAVIKHGATVHPFQAGAFSVFTAAGIGCLTLRLAEQTDNMMHLALWHYLPTLLFAMLGAFIGKLVLKW; encoded by the coding sequence ATGACCGGTAAAACTGACACAACCCTTAACCTTATTGCTCAGCTCAGCGCGGCTGCCCCTGCACATAAGCGCGCCGTCAAACCGCGCCGCCTCGCCCTATACCTATTGGCAGTTTTTACGGTCTATGCGCTAGGCGCGCAGGCCATCACGGGTCTGCGCCCTGATGTGACGGCAAAGTTAACCGATATTTGGTTTTTGGCTGAAATCACCAGCCTGCTGTGCCTTGCCTTGGCTTCGGCAGCTGCGGGCATTATGCTCATGGCGCCCGATGCATTTCAAAAACCCACGCTGCTCAAACTGCCTTATATCGTATTTGCTGTAATTATGGGGTTGATTATATCCCAATACACCATGGCAATTGATATCACGCATCCGGTGGTTGGTATCGAAACCCAAGGGCTTGAGTGCGCGCTATGCCTTGCCGGTCTTTCCGCTATTCCATCAGCACTTATGTTTGCTGTGATAAAACACGGCGCTACGGTTCATCCCTTTCAAGCGGGTGCGTTTTCAGTCTTTACCGCTGCGGGTATTGGCTGCCTTACCCTGCGCCTTGCCGAGCAAACCGATAACATGATGCATCTTGCGCTTTGGCATTATTTGCCGACATTGCTTTTTGCCATGCTGGGCGCATTCATCGGCAAACTTGTCTTGAAATGGTAA
- a CDS encoding DUF2282 domain-containing protein, with product MKKTLVAAAVLAGLMAANLSHAEEMGGKSPEREKCYGVAKAGKNDCASKDGKNSCAGSAKKDADPNVWIYLPKGACDKIAGASKE from the coding sequence ATGAAAAAGACCCTTGTCGCTGCTGCTGTCCTTGCCGGATTGATGGCTGCAAACCTGTCCCATGCCGAAGAGATGGGCGGTAAATCCCCTGAACGCGAAAAATGCTATGGGGTGGCTAAGGCCGGAAAGAATGATTGCGCATCGAAGGATGGTAAAAATAGCTGCGCTGGTTCAGCCAAAAAAGATGCTGACCCGAATGTGTGGATTTATCTTCCAAAGGGTGCGTGCGATAAAATTGCTGGCGCTTCCAAAGAATAA